One window of the Pseudofrankia sp. DC12 genome contains the following:
- a CDS encoding L,D-transpeptidase: MRGRDRTTASRLDEAKATGAAARGSTRAFPGTAAASLAIAVALAGCGGGHPPPAGTKPSVSASTTRPVAKPRPAGLDPAHLPAGWSLVAWPALGTVPVFGQSAPAPDAAGTAPQPPAIAPIGRAADQPTSTLANPNAEGAPLVLLVTRYQPDWLQVSLPVRPNGTAGWIRTKDVRLTATPFALTVDKARHELTVFKDGKRAGVYPVGIGTGTTPTPLGHFYLAELLKPADPAGAYGPYAFGLSGFSDVITDFHGGNGIIGLHGTNQPDRVGTDVSMGCIRLRNADITALADLLPVGTPVTIS, from the coding sequence GTGCGCGGGCGCGACCGAACGACGGCGAGCCGACTGGACGAGGCGAAGGCGACCGGCGCGGCCGCCCGAGGGTCAACCAGGGCCTTCCCGGGGACGGCCGCGGCCAGCCTGGCCATTGCCGTCGCCCTGGCTGGCTGCGGCGGCGGCCATCCACCGCCGGCCGGGACGAAGCCGAGCGTCTCGGCCAGCACGACCCGACCCGTGGCGAAGCCGCGTCCGGCCGGCCTCGATCCGGCCCACCTTCCGGCGGGGTGGAGTCTGGTCGCGTGGCCGGCGCTCGGCACCGTGCCGGTCTTCGGCCAGTCGGCGCCGGCGCCGGACGCCGCCGGGACGGCCCCGCAGCCGCCGGCCATCGCGCCGATCGGCCGTGCCGCCGACCAGCCGACGAGCACGCTTGCCAACCCGAACGCCGAGGGCGCCCCGCTGGTACTGCTGGTCACTCGCTACCAGCCGGACTGGCTACAGGTATCGCTGCCGGTGCGCCCGAACGGGACGGCCGGCTGGATTCGGACCAAGGATGTCCGCCTGACGGCGACCCCGTTCGCGCTCACCGTCGACAAGGCACGCCACGAGCTCACCGTCTTCAAGGACGGCAAGCGTGCGGGCGTCTATCCGGTCGGCATCGGCACCGGTACGACGCCGACTCCGCTCGGGCATTTCTACCTGGCCGAGTTGCTGAAACCGGCGGACCCGGCCGGCGCTTACGGGCCTTATGCGTTCGGGCTGTCCGGCTTTTCTGACGTCATCACGGACTTCCACGGCGGCAATGGCATCATCGGCCTGCACGGCACGAACCAGCCCGACCGGGTCGGCACGGATGTCAGCATGGGATGTATTCGGCTGCGTAACGCCGACATCACCGCGCTGGCGGACCTGCTACCGGTAGGCACACCGGTCACCATCAGCTGA
- a CDS encoding Tex family protein has translation MTTTSTVQVAALPTAAAGRSIEGRIADELGVRETQVVAAVGLLDGGSTVPFIARYRKEVTGTLDDTQLRTLEERLRYLRELEERRAAILESIRSQGKLDDALEAQINTADSKARLEDIYLPYKPKRRTKAQIAREAGLEPLADALLADPTLDPTAMAAGYVDAEKGVADAAAALDGARSILVERFAEDADLIGELRERMWGRGRLVSKVREGREEAGAKFADYFAFDEPFTSLPSHRVLALLRGEKEEVLDLDLDPEPEDADPTAPVVPSGYETAIAARFNVTNSGRPADRWLGDTVRWAWRTRILVHLGIDLRLRLFQAAEDEAVRVFATNLRDLLLAAPAGSRATMGLDPGYRTGVKVAVVDATGKVVATDTIYPHVPARRWDEALVKLHKLCAAHQVELIAIGNGTASRETDKLAEELVRGAAELKLTKIVVSEAGASVYSASAFASKELPGMDVSLRGAVSIARRLQDPLAELVKIDPKSIGVGQYQHDLSELKLSRSLDAVVEDAVNAVGVDVNTASAPLLTRVSGIGATLAENIVAHRDAMGPFRTRTALREVPRLGPKAFEQCAGFLRIPGGDDPLDASSVHPESYPVVRRILTATSSDIRGLIGNSSALRAVKATDFVDGTFGLPTVTDILAELEKPGRDPRPAFKTATFADGVNEIVDLVAGMVLEGVVTNVAAFGAFVDVGVHQDGLVHVSAMSKTFVRDPREVAKPGDIVKVKVLDVDVPRKRISLTLRLDDDAAGAGGGGGGGGGGREGRAPRSGPRSGGQPGGGPSGASQAGGGRPGGGQASSGGQAGARDSGREARGGDGRGPRRDGGGRGDARDGRGGGPRGAGGRSGGQRGGRSAPPNGAIADALRRAGLVDENGVPRTGK, from the coding sequence GTGACGACGACGTCCACCGTCCAGGTTGCCGCACTGCCAACAGCGGCTGCCGGGAGGTCCATTGAGGGCCGGATCGCCGACGAGCTCGGGGTGCGCGAGACACAGGTCGTGGCGGCCGTCGGCCTGCTCGACGGCGGCTCGACCGTCCCGTTCATCGCGCGCTACCGCAAGGAGGTGACCGGCACCCTCGACGACACGCAGCTGCGCACGCTGGAGGAGCGGCTGCGCTACCTGCGGGAGCTGGAGGAGCGCCGGGCCGCCATCCTGGAGTCGATCCGCTCCCAGGGCAAGCTCGACGACGCGCTTGAGGCGCAGATCAACACCGCCGACTCGAAGGCCCGGCTGGAGGACATCTACCTCCCCTACAAGCCGAAGCGGCGCACGAAGGCCCAGATCGCCCGGGAGGCGGGCCTGGAGCCGCTGGCCGACGCGCTGCTGGCTGACCCGACGCTGGACCCGACGGCCATGGCGGCCGGCTACGTCGACGCCGAGAAGGGCGTCGCGGACGCCGCGGCGGCCCTCGACGGCGCCCGGTCGATCCTCGTGGAGCGCTTCGCCGAGGACGCCGACCTGATCGGCGAGCTGCGCGAGCGGATGTGGGGCCGCGGCCGGCTGGTCTCCAAGGTTCGAGAGGGCAGGGAGGAGGCCGGCGCCAAGTTCGCCGACTACTTCGCCTTCGACGAGCCGTTCACCTCGCTGCCGTCGCACCGCGTACTCGCGCTGCTGCGCGGCGAGAAGGAGGAGGTCCTCGACCTGGATCTCGACCCGGAGCCCGAGGACGCGGACCCGACCGCCCCGGTGGTGCCGTCGGGCTACGAGACGGCGATCGCCGCCCGGTTCAACGTCACCAACTCTGGCCGACCGGCCGACCGGTGGCTGGGCGACACGGTCCGCTGGGCCTGGCGGACCCGCATCCTGGTCCACCTCGGCATCGACCTGCGGCTGCGCCTGTTCCAGGCCGCCGAGGACGAGGCCGTCCGGGTCTTCGCCACGAACCTGCGCGACCTGCTGCTGGCCGCGCCCGCCGGCAGCCGCGCCACGATGGGGCTCGACCCGGGCTACCGGACCGGCGTCAAGGTCGCCGTCGTCGACGCCACCGGGAAGGTCGTGGCGACCGACACGATCTACCCGCACGTGCCGGCGCGCCGCTGGGACGAGGCCCTGGTGAAGCTGCACAAGCTGTGCGCGGCGCACCAGGTCGAGCTGATCGCGATCGGCAACGGCACCGCGTCCCGGGAGACCGACAAGCTCGCCGAGGAACTGGTCCGCGGGGCGGCCGAGCTGAAGCTCACCAAGATCGTCGTCTCCGAGGCGGGGGCATCGGTCTACTCGGCCAGCGCCTTCGCGTCCAAAGAACTGCCCGGCATGGACGTCTCGCTGCGCGGCGCGGTCTCGATCGCGCGGCGCCTGCAGGACCCGCTCGCCGAGCTCGTGAAGATCGACCCGAAGTCGATCGGCGTCGGCCAGTACCAGCACGACCTGAGCGAGCTGAAGCTCTCCCGGTCGCTGGACGCGGTCGTCGAGGACGCGGTGAACGCCGTCGGCGTCGACGTGAACACCGCGTCGGCACCGCTGCTGACCCGGGTGTCCGGGATCGGGGCGACTCTCGCCGAGAACATCGTCGCGCACCGGGACGCGATGGGACCGTTCCGGACCAGGACCGCGCTGCGCGAGGTCCCCCGGCTCGGCCCGAAGGCGTTCGAGCAGTGCGCCGGCTTCCTGCGCATCCCCGGCGGCGACGACCCGCTCGACGCCTCGTCGGTGCACCCCGAGTCGTATCCGGTGGTGCGCCGCATATTGACCGCGACGAGCAGCGACATCCGCGGGCTGATCGGCAACTCCAGCGCGCTGCGGGCGGTGAAGGCGACCGACTTCGTCGATGGCACCTTCGGCCTGCCGACGGTGACCGACATCCTCGCCGAGCTGGAGAAGCCCGGGCGCGACCCACGGCCGGCCTTCAAGACGGCCACCTTCGCCGACGGGGTGAACGAGATCGTCGACCTGGTCGCCGGCATGGTGCTGGAGGGCGTCGTCACCAACGTCGCCGCGTTCGGCGCCTTCGTGGACGTCGGCGTCCACCAGGACGGCCTGGTGCACGTGTCGGCGATGTCCAAGACCTTCGTGCGCGACCCTCGCGAGGTCGCGAAGCCGGGCGACATCGTCAAGGTCAAGGTCCTCGACGTCGATGTCCCCCGCAAGCGCATCTCCCTGACGCTGCGCCTCGACGACGATGCCGCCGGCGCCGGTGGTGGCGGCGGTGGCGGCGGTGGCGGCCGCGAGGGGCGCGCGCCACGGTCGGGCCCGCGCAGCGGCGGCCAGCCGGGTGGCGGCCCGAGCGGCGCCAGCCAGGCCGGCGGCGGCCGGCCGGGTGGCGGCCAGGCGAGCAGCGGCGGTCAGGCCGGCGCCCGCGATAGTGGCCGGGAGGCTCGGGGCGGCGACGGCCGCGGCCCGCGCCGGGATGGCGGCGGCCGCGGCGATGCTCGCGACGGGCGGGGTGGCGGCCCGCGTGGCGCCGGCGGCCGGTCCGGCGGGCAGCGCGGCGGGCGGTCCGCCCCGCCGAACGGTGCGATCGCCGACGCGCTGCGGCGCGCCGGTCTGGTCGACGAGAACGGCGTGCCCCGCACCGGGAAGTAG
- a CDS encoding class I SAM-dependent methyltransferase, protein MNRRTWMSAAVAAGVGLNTARLRRRLSALPAIEPSDEPVHHAHVFLVADGVHLDAAQRRAASAHARRHGLDVLDLVPEQLTPDRLLDLARLVDTTRYQANRLTPGRGAYQALLVDREILARTALDPKDLSETDLVAITAVLKRHAPTTTALAVLPGLRGVPRTGAERFAVRRAAHEWEPTSLVAPAVRDALLATGARAAPGWTLAAAALSWLQPAAVAAGGPVRLDRADLLAAPLVRRRGVAELLADLVPARAARQLGRWRVSLPLAYTTDDDARLEAARAAYRADLAAGVERFLEDPRATCPWCGGSRLRRMTVGVDTMQVKPGRFRYDRCADCRHVFQNPRLTPDGLDFYYRDFYGGLGRESMERVLGFGPGAHPARARSVPPTPRTWLDVGAGHGHFCLLARDVWPSTVFDGLDLGDGIQEAGRRGWVENAYLGQFPELAPSLAGRYDVVSMFHYLEHTGDPRAELDAAAVALRPGGHLLIEVPNPDSVTFRAYGPLASGLLIPQHLNLLPADNLVEALAARGFVVEDVEFGQVHISGDAPLAWWGVFQRLGPSPDLPWRDVRRPVLGYARRAAAFAALAPLMPVAAAAEAASRPFLTRGDRANAYRILARLP, encoded by the coding sequence ATGAACCGTCGGACCTGGATGTCGGCGGCCGTGGCCGCCGGGGTCGGCCTCAACACAGCCCGGCTGCGGCGCCGGTTGTCCGCGCTGCCGGCCATCGAGCCGTCCGACGAGCCGGTGCACCACGCGCACGTCTTCCTCGTCGCCGACGGTGTCCACCTCGACGCCGCCCAGCGGCGCGCGGCGAGCGCCCACGCCCGCCGGCACGGTCTGGACGTGCTGGACCTGGTGCCCGAGCAGCTGACCCCGGACCGCCTCCTCGACCTGGCCCGGCTGGTGGACACCACGCGCTACCAGGCCAACCGGCTCACCCCAGGCCGGGGCGCCTACCAGGCGCTGCTGGTCGACCGGGAGATTCTCGCCCGCACCGCGCTGGACCCGAAGGACCTCAGCGAGACCGACCTGGTCGCGATCACCGCCGTGCTCAAGCGCCACGCGCCGACGACCACGGCCCTCGCGGTCCTGCCGGGGCTGCGCGGTGTGCCCAGGACCGGGGCCGAGCGGTTCGCCGTCCGGCGCGCCGCCCACGAGTGGGAGCCGACGAGCCTGGTCGCCCCGGCCGTGCGCGACGCGCTGCTCGCCACGGGAGCGCGCGCGGCGCCCGGCTGGACGCTGGCCGCGGCGGCGCTCAGCTGGCTGCAGCCGGCGGCGGTCGCCGCCGGGGGGCCGGTCCGGCTGGACCGGGCTGACCTGCTGGCCGCGCCGCTGGTCCGCCGTCGCGGCGTCGCCGAGCTGCTCGCCGACCTGGTCCCGGCCCGGGCCGCCAGGCAGCTCGGCCGCTGGCGGGTGTCGTTACCGCTGGCCTACACGACCGACGACGACGCGCGCCTCGAGGCGGCCCGCGCGGCCTACCGGGCCGATCTCGCTGCCGGGGTCGAGCGGTTCCTGGAGGATCCCCGGGCCACGTGCCCGTGGTGCGGCGGGTCCCGGCTGCGCCGGATGACGGTCGGCGTCGACACGATGCAGGTGAAGCCGGGCCGGTTCCGCTACGACCGGTGCGCCGACTGCCGGCACGTCTTCCAGAACCCGCGGCTGACGCCTGACGGCCTCGACTTCTACTACCGCGACTTCTACGGCGGCCTCGGCCGGGAGTCGATGGAGCGGGTGCTGGGATTCGGCCCCGGCGCGCACCCGGCCCGGGCCCGGTCAGTGCCACCGACGCCACGGACCTGGCTCGACGTCGGCGCGGGCCACGGGCATTTCTGCCTGCTGGCGCGGGATGTCTGGCCGAGCACCGTGTTCGACGGCCTGGACCTGGGCGACGGGATCCAGGAGGCCGGCCGCCGCGGCTGGGTCGAGAACGCCTACCTGGGCCAGTTCCCCGAGCTCGCCCCGTCGCTCGCCGGCCGCTACGACGTGGTCAGCATGTTCCACTACCTGGAGCACACCGGCGACCCGCGCGCCGAGCTCGACGCCGCCGCGGTCGCGCTGCGCCCGGGCGGCCATCTGCTCATCGAGGTGCCGAACCCGGACAGCGTGACGTTCCGCGCCTACGGGCCGCTGGCCTCCGGCCTGCTGATCCCCCAGCACCTGAACCTGCTGCCGGCGGACAACCTCGTCGAGGCGCTGGCGGCGCGCGGCTTCGTCGTCGAGGACGTGGAGTTCGGTCAGGTCCACATCTCCGGTGACGCGCCGCTCGCGTGGTGGGGGGTGTTCCAGCGGCTCGGGCCGTCGCCCGACCTGCCCTGGCGCGACGTTCGCCGCCCGGTGCTGGGCTACGCCCGGCGGGCGGCGGCGTTCGCGGCCCTCGCGCCGCTGATGCCGGTGGCCGCGGCCGCCGAGGCGGCGAGCCGCCCGTTCCTGACCCGAGGCGACCGCGCGAACGCCTACCGAATCCTCGCCCGCCTCCCGTGA
- a CDS encoding class I SAM-dependent methyltransferase, whose protein sequence is MNRGVLPAALAAGIVINTARLRRRLAALPVIEPSDDRVHHKHVFLAADGVRLDDAQQRAASAYALRHGLDVLDLVPDELSPDRLLDLARLVGPAHYRTDRLAAGRGAYQALLIDRDVLARAGLRPKEVTEVGLVAVTATLKRYAPTTTGLAVLPGLRAAPRTGQQRLAVRQATSRWDPARPLGPMLRDLALLRSVAPAPRWTLAAAAASWLQPVAAAAGGPVRLRPADALTAPLLRRRAAAEFVADVSALGAAAARSARVRTPAELAQDDPGPLARWGFSRPHAFPADDAEHAAELRALYQAELAGGVERFLAQPRPTCPWCGGARLSKVTDAFDATLAKPGRFRYDRCADCRHVFQNPSPTDEGLDFYYRDFYDGLGAPIMEVIGDAGRAGYLARARSVPPTPRNWLDVGTGMGHFCLMARDVWPTTVFDGLDQGEALAEGARRGWIDRAYAGQLPELAPTLAGRYDVVSMFHYLEHTRDPRADLDAAITALRPGGHLLVEVPNPESLSARAYGPLWSGWLAPQHLHLVPADNLVDVLTSRGLRVEHVEFGRAHLDGDGMYAWWALCQRLAPSLDLPWRTQSGSPGGQARRMATLAALGPLFPALVLADAAARPYLTGGRRSNAYRVLARLP, encoded by the coding sequence ATGAACCGAGGCGTGCTGCCGGCGGCGCTGGCCGCCGGGATTGTGATCAACACGGCTCGGCTGCGCCGCCGGCTGGCCGCGTTGCCGGTGATCGAGCCCTCGGACGACCGGGTCCACCACAAGCACGTCTTCCTGGCGGCCGACGGCGTCCGGCTCGATGACGCCCAACAGCGGGCCGCGAGCGCGTACGCCCTGCGCCACGGCCTCGACGTCCTGGACCTGGTGCCCGACGAGCTGAGCCCCGACAGGCTGCTCGACCTCGCGCGGCTGGTAGGCCCGGCCCACTACCGGACCGACCGGCTGGCCGCCGGCCGCGGCGCCTACCAGGCACTGCTGATCGACCGGGACGTGTTGGCCCGGGCCGGGCTGCGCCCCAAGGAGGTCACCGAGGTCGGCCTGGTCGCGGTCACCGCGACGCTCAAGCGGTACGCGCCGACGACCACCGGTCTCGCGGTGCTGCCCGGGCTGCGCGCCGCACCCAGGACGGGCCAGCAGCGGCTGGCCGTCCGGCAGGCGACCTCCCGGTGGGACCCGGCGCGCCCGCTCGGCCCGATGCTGCGGGACCTGGCGCTGCTGCGCTCGGTGGCCCCCGCGCCGCGCTGGACGCTGGCAGCGGCCGCCGCGAGCTGGCTTCAGCCGGTGGCGGCCGCAGCCGGAGGGCCGGTCCGGCTGCGCCCCGCCGACGCGCTCACAGCGCCACTGCTGCGCCGGCGGGCCGCCGCCGAGTTCGTCGCCGACGTGTCCGCCCTGGGCGCCGCCGCGGCGCGGAGCGCCCGGGTGCGGACGCCGGCCGAGCTGGCCCAGGACGACCCGGGCCCCCTCGCCCGCTGGGGCTTCTCGCGCCCGCACGCGTTCCCCGCCGACGACGCCGAGCACGCCGCCGAGCTGCGCGCGCTCTACCAGGCCGAGCTCGCGGGAGGAGTCGAACGTTTCCTCGCCCAACCGCGGCCGACCTGTCCCTGGTGCGGCGGCGCCCGGCTGAGCAAGGTCACCGACGCCTTCGACGCGACGCTGGCCAAGCCCGGCCGCTTCCGCTACGACCGCTGCGCCGACTGCCGGCACGTCTTCCAGAACCCGTCCCCCACCGACGAGGGCCTGGACTTCTATTACCGGGACTTCTACGACGGCCTGGGCGCACCGATCATGGAGGTGATCGGCGACGCCGGCCGGGCGGGCTACCTCGCCCGCGCCCGGTCGGTGCCCCCGACGCCGCGGAACTGGCTGGACGTCGGCACCGGCATGGGCCACTTCTGCCTGATGGCCCGCGATGTGTGGCCGACCACCGTCTTCGACGGCCTGGACCAGGGCGAGGCACTGGCGGAGGGGGCCCGGCGGGGCTGGATCGACCGCGCCTACGCCGGCCAGCTCCCCGAGCTGGCCCCGACGCTCGCCGGCCGCTACGACGTGGTCAGCATGTTCCACTACCTGGAGCACACCCGTGACCCGCGCGCGGACCTGGACGCCGCGATCACCGCGCTGCGCCCGGGCGGCCACCTGCTCGTCGAGGTGCCCAACCCCGAGAGCCTCTCGGCCCGCGCCTACGGGCCGCTGTGGTCGGGCTGGCTCGCTCCGCAGCACCTGCACCTGGTCCCGGCGGACAACCTGGTCGACGTGCTGACCTCGCGCGGCCTGCGGGTCGAGCACGTCGAGTTCGGCCGGGCCCACCTGGACGGCGACGGGATGTATGCCTGGTGGGCACTGTGCCAGCGGCTCGCCCCCTCGCTGGACCTGCCCTGGCGAACCCAGTCCGGCTCGCCCGGCGGGCAGGCCCGGCGGATGGCGACGCTGGCCGCGCTCGGGCCGTTGTTCCCGGCCTTGGTCCTCGCCGACGCGGCCGCCCGGCCGTACCTGACCGGGGGGCGGCGGTCGAACGCCTACCGGGTACTGGCCCGGCTGCCGTGA
- a CDS encoding 4'-phosphopantetheinyl transferase superfamily protein, whose translation MPEVGVGAAAGLLAGLVPAKAVAAETRVDESESELFPPEEALIARAVPKRRREFTAGRVCARRAMARLGIAPTPLLAGPNREPLWPAGVVGSITHCEGYRAAAAARAEHVLSLGIDAEPNGPTPDGVFERISLPAESSWVRAAARAEPEVHWDRLLFCAKESVYKTWFPLAGGWLGFEEALVTLDDGPATGRPADGGPPGDRPTGDAARPGGTARRTGSFTAKLLVAGPVLPDGQRLTLLRGRYLVTAGLILAVVAISPDDRVDGDGV comes from the coding sequence ATGCCGGAAGTGGGAGTGGGGGCAGCCGCGGGCCTGCTGGCCGGCCTTGTGCCGGCGAAGGCCGTCGCGGCCGAGACCCGCGTCGACGAGTCGGAGTCGGAGCTCTTCCCCCCCGAGGAGGCGCTGATCGCGCGGGCCGTGCCGAAGCGACGCCGGGAGTTCACCGCCGGCCGGGTATGCGCACGACGGGCGATGGCTCGTCTCGGGATCGCACCAACGCCGCTGCTCGCGGGCCCGAACCGGGAGCCCCTGTGGCCCGCCGGTGTCGTCGGCAGCATCACCCACTGCGAGGGGTACCGGGCCGCCGCCGCCGCCCGGGCCGAGCACGTGCTGTCCCTCGGGATCGACGCGGAACCGAACGGGCCGACGCCGGACGGGGTCTTCGAGCGGATCTCCCTGCCGGCCGAGAGTTCCTGGGTCCGCGCCGCCGCGCGAGCCGAGCCCGAGGTGCACTGGGACCGCCTGTTGTTCTGCGCCAAGGAGTCCGTCTACAAGACCTGGTTCCCGCTGGCCGGCGGCTGGCTGGGCTTCGAGGAGGCGCTGGTCACACTCGACGACGGCCCGGCCACCGGCAGACCGGCCGACGGCGGTCCGCCGGGCGACAGGCCCACGGGCGACGCGGCGCGTCCCGGGGGCACCGCGCGACGGACCGGGTCGTTCACCGCGAAGCTGCTGGTGGCGGGTCCGGTCCTGCCGGACGGGCAACGGCTGACCTTGCTACGCGGCCGGTACCTGGTGACCGCGGGCCTGATCCTCGCCGTGGTCGCGATCAGTCCGGATGACCGGGTGGACGGAGACGGTGTCTGA
- the tig gene encoding trigger factor — translation MKATKETLSPTRVKLTVEVPFDDLKPSLDATYKKLSRQIRVSGFRPGKVPPRILDQRLGRSTILDEALQEALPQFYSEAVEAEDVDVLSRPEVDITEFAEGSPIVFTAEVDVRPRLALPEAASIRITVDKAEVTDEQIETQLGSMRERFAVLTPVERPVASGDYVSLDLSATVDGEPVEDATATGMSYEVGSGNLIEGIDEALVGASEGDSRTFDTELLAGDRQGQTAQVTAVVRGVKEKELPALDDDFATTASEFDTLDELKADLRARLEQNRKFEQVNQAREKLLEQLIESVDVPVPDSVLASEIEAREHRLGHDLERYGVGRETYLKTLGQEPEEFDVQVRDSATKAIKSQFILDTVVRTESVGIDQGDLMEQIVMLAQRSGVAPEMYAQQLAGGNGAGLTALMADIMRNKALLHLLRQATVVDDDDNAVTLELPERPDPADLEGFEGEVHDHDHEGHDHEGHDHEGHDHEGHDHEGHDHEGHDH, via the coding sequence GTGAAGGCCACCAAGGAGACACTCAGCCCGACCAGGGTCAAACTCACCGTCGAGGTGCCCTTCGACGACCTGAAGCCCTCCCTGGACGCCACCTACAAGAAGCTGTCCCGGCAGATTCGGGTGTCCGGGTTCCGCCCGGGCAAGGTGCCGCCGAGGATTCTGGACCAGCGCCTCGGGCGCTCGACCATTCTCGACGAGGCCCTGCAGGAGGCGCTGCCCCAGTTCTACTCGGAGGCGGTCGAGGCCGAGGACGTCGACGTGCTGTCGCGGCCGGAGGTGGACATCACCGAGTTCGCCGAGGGCAGCCCGATCGTGTTCACCGCCGAGGTGGACGTCCGCCCGCGGCTCGCGCTGCCGGAGGCGGCCAGCATCAGGATCACGGTCGACAAGGCCGAGGTCACCGACGAGCAGATCGAGACCCAGCTCGGCTCGATGCGCGAGCGGTTCGCCGTGCTCACCCCGGTCGAGCGGCCGGTCGCCTCCGGCGACTACGTGTCCCTCGACCTGTCGGCCACGGTCGACGGCGAGCCCGTGGAGGACGCCACCGCGACCGGGATGTCCTACGAGGTCGGCAGCGGCAACCTGATCGAGGGCATCGACGAGGCGCTCGTCGGCGCGAGCGAGGGCGACAGCCGCACGTTCGACACCGAGCTGCTCGCCGGCGACCGGCAGGGCCAGACCGCGCAGGTCACCGCGGTCGTCCGCGGCGTCAAGGAGAAGGAGCTCCCGGCGCTCGACGACGACTTCGCGACGACCGCCAGCGAGTTCGACACCCTCGACGAGCTGAAGGCAGACCTGCGGGCGCGCCTGGAGCAGAATCGCAAGTTCGAGCAGGTCAACCAGGCCAGGGAGAAGCTGCTGGAGCAGCTGATCGAGTCCGTCGACGTCCCGGTCCCGGACTCGGTGCTGGCCTCGGAGATCGAGGCCCGGGAGCACCGCCTCGGCCACGACCTGGAGCGTTACGGCGTCGGCCGCGAGACCTACCTGAAGACCCTTGGGCAGGAGCCCGAGGAGTTCGACGTGCAGGTCCGCGACTCGGCCACGAAGGCGATCAAGTCGCAGTTCATCCTCGACACCGTGGTGCGCACCGAGTCGGTCGGGATCGACCAGGGCGACCTGATGGAGCAGATAGTCATGCTCGCGCAGCGTTCCGGCGTCGCGCCCGAGATGTACGCCCAGCAGCTCGCCGGGGGCAACGGTGCCGGGCTGACCGCGCTGATGGCGGACATCATGCGCAACAAGGCGCTGCTGCACCTGCTGCGCCAGGCCACCGTCGTGGACGACGACGACAACGCGGTGACCCTGGAGCTGCCCGAGCGTCCGGATCCGGCGGACCTCGAGGGCTTCGAGGGCGAGGTCCACGATCACGACCACGAGGGTCACGACCACGAGGGTCACGACCACGAGGGTCACGACCACGAGGGTCACGACCACGAGGGTCACGACCACGAGGGTCACGACCACTAG
- a CDS encoding ATP-dependent Clp protease proteolytic subunit, producing MSEFAVPGLAAPGGPSLRSAGQSGPGFDEQVYNRLLRERIIFLGTVVEDSIANAICAQLLLLNAEDPNRDIWLYINSPGGSVSAGMAIYDTMQFVENDVATVSLGLAASMGQFLLCAGAAGKRYSLPHARIMMHQPSGGIGGTASDIAIQAEQMLYTKRMMQERIAFHTGQPIDQIERDSDRDRWFTAEEAKDYGFVDHVVQRVRQVPGGTPSGL from the coding sequence GTGAGTGAGTTCGCAGTGCCGGGCCTGGCCGCGCCGGGTGGCCCCAGCCTCCGGTCGGCGGGCCAGAGCGGCCCGGGTTTCGACGAGCAGGTCTACAACCGGCTCCTGCGGGAGCGGATCATCTTCCTCGGTACCGTCGTCGAGGACAGCATCGCCAACGCGATCTGCGCGCAGCTGCTGCTGCTGAACGCCGAGGACCCGAACCGGGACATCTGGCTGTACATCAACTCGCCGGGTGGCTCGGTCAGCGCCGGCATGGCGATCTACGACACGATGCAGTTCGTCGAGAACGACGTCGCGACCGTCTCGCTGGGCCTGGCGGCGTCGATGGGCCAGTTCCTGCTGTGCGCCGGAGCCGCCGGTAAGCGGTACTCGTTGCCGCACGCGCGGATCATGATGCACCAGCCGTCTGGCGGCATCGGCGGCACCGCGTCCGACATCGCGATCCAGGCCGAGCAGATGCTCTACACCAAGCGGATGATGCAGGAGCGGATCGCTTTCCACACCGGTCAGCCGATCGACCAGATCGAGCGGGACTCCGACCGTGACCGTTGGTTCACCGCCGAGGAGGCGAAGGACTACGGCTTCGTTGACCACGTCGTCCAGCGGGTGCGCCAGGTGCCCGGCGGCACCCCGTCCGGCCTCTGA
- a CDS encoding ATP-dependent Clp protease proteolytic subunit: protein MSVHQQTGRYVLPNIIEKTSRGEYGMDPYSKLLKERIVFLGVQIDDVSANDVMAQLLFLESEDPDRDISIYINSPGGSFTSLTAIYDTMQFVRPDIQTICMGQAASAAAVLLAAGTPGKRFALQNSRILIHQPSGSGEGQSSDIEIQAREILRMRSLLEKMLADHTGKSEEDIRRDIERDKILSADEAKEYGLIDEVIKTRKSSRLSAAR, encoded by the coding sequence ATGTCCGTTCACCAGCAGACCGGCCGCTATGTGCTGCCGAACATCATCGAGAAGACGTCCCGTGGCGAGTACGGCATGGACCCGTACTCGAAGCTCCTCAAGGAGCGGATCGTCTTCCTCGGCGTCCAGATCGACGACGTCTCGGCCAACGACGTCATGGCGCAGCTGCTGTTCCTCGAGTCCGAGGACCCGGACCGCGACATCTCGATCTACATCAACTCGCCTGGCGGGTCGTTCACGTCGCTTACCGCGATCTACGACACGATGCAGTTCGTCCGCCCGGACATCCAGACCATCTGCATGGGCCAGGCGGCGTCCGCCGCGGCCGTGCTGCTGGCCGCCGGGACGCCGGGCAAGCGGTTCGCGCTGCAGAACAGCCGCATCCTGATCCACCAGCCGTCCGGCTCCGGTGAGGGCCAGTCGAGCGACATCGAGATCCAGGCGCGTGAGATCCTCCGGATGCGTTCGCTGTTGGAGAAAATGCTCGCGGACCACACCGGGAAGTCCGAAGAGGACATCCGCCGCGACATCGAGCGGGACAAGATTCTCTCTGCCGATGAGGCCAAGGAGTACGGCCTGATCGACGAGGTGATCAAGACGCGTAAGTCGTCTCGCCTGTCGGCCGCTCGCTGA